The region CCAGCCCATCGCGGAGTCGGCGCAGAAGGGTGCGGGTTTTGTGCCGTTTTTGCTGGCTGGAGCGCGCACCACCGCTGCTGAGCATGCGGCGGCCGCCGTGACGGATGGCGTAGGTCTGCCAGCTGCGGCTGCCCCAGCTGGCCGGTCCAAGACCATCGCTTTGCAACGGGGGCCGCTCGCCATGCAGTTGTTTCAACAGGGCTGTCAGAAAGATCTCCTGCCCTTGGGGTTGGTGGCCGTGGCGTTGCAACCAGTCGACCTTGTGAACGGGTGTGAACGGGTCACGACAGATTGCCGCGAAGTCCGCAACGGCCCCTGATTCCGCAAAAAAGTGATTGCCCAGGGTCTCGGTGACACCGAGATCGCCCACAATTCGAGTGCTCACGCCCATGGCCATGGCCTCAAGGGCTGCCGTTGACGAGACGGTGATGGCGCAGCCGCATTGCCGCAGCAGCCGCGTGGCTGGCTTGAAACTGAGTTGCAAATTGGGGACCGTGTCACTCATTCGCTCGATCACACCAGCCATTTCGCCGTGGCGACGGTGCAGGGTGCTCTCGATGCTGGAGGTTCGCGGTTTGAAGATCACCGGATGATTGGGCCAGGCTTCCGCCAGCTCCTTGAGTTGCTTGCAGATGTAGCGCCGTTGCAGCGGATGGACCGGTATCGAGGGCTGCTCGAAGAACACAATCGATGGGTTGTCGGGCAAGGGTTGCTCGGATCTGGCGTTCCAGAGCAACGGCAAGCCCGTTACTACGGCGTTATCGCTGGTTAGCCCCAGGGCCTCACGGCCGCGCCGGTACTGGGCGAAATCCTGATCACTGTTGAGGCAGAGCAGATCAGCCCCGGAGCGATCCAGCATGCCCTCCAGGGCAAAACGGAAGAGAATGCCCGGATAGGCGCTGACAAGAACCGGGCGGTCCGTGCGGCGATGCCACTCTTTCGACAGCATCAGTAGCGCATCACGGCCGCGGAGACCGTCCAAGCCCAGAATCAGCACATCGGTATCACCGGCCATGGCGGCGGTGAGGCTGCGGAAGTCACCCCATGCTCCTTTTTTAATTGTGGTGCGGCGGTCCGTGCGGCTGATCTCCAGGCGTTGGCGGCGAGAGAGGGCCCGGTTGGACACCTGCAGCAGATGCAAGGTTGTCTCAGCTCCCTCACTCCGGCAGGCGGCGAGCAAGGTCATGGCCACCTTGCCGAAGGAGTCGAAGCAGGCGACGGCGGCCACCTTTCTGCCGGAGAGGCGCTTATCGGCAGCGGGCGCCATCGTCGGGCTCCGGGAATCTGGCAAAACTAACTGGCAGTGAGAGCCGCAAGGCTGCGGCAGAGGGCCAGATCGGCCGGTGTATCGATCTCCGGCCCCGAGTCCTCGATCACCACCGGTTGCCAGGGGGCACAGAAGCGGCTGCCTTCGGCGCGGAAACAGGCGGTGCTCATGGCGTAAATCGCACCGGTTTCCAGAAAGGCTGGCTCCAGGTCCTGCCGCCGTTGACGGGGTTGTTGGGGGTCGTGGTTGATCCCGCGGCCGTCACTGCGCCAGAGAAAGCCATGCCATGGCGCGACGGCGAAGGCACTGTTGATCTCTGGGTTCTCAAGTGCTGTCAGCACCTGGTCGATCTGCGCACCGCTGGTGAAAGGAGACGTGCACTGCAGGAAGACCAGCAGGGGAGGCAGTGGCCCTTGCTGTTCCAAGGTGTCCAGGGCATGCAGCAGGGCTGACTCGGAGCTGGCCGTGTCACCGGCGATGGCGACCGGACGACACACCACCTCAGCACCATGGACCTGGGCTTCCATGGCGATGGCGTCATCGTCGGTGCTGACCACCACCCGATCCACCCCGCGGCTAGCGAATGCAGCCTGCACACTGCGAGCCACCAGGGAGAGCCCGCCCACCTTCTGCAGATTCTTGCCGGGAATCCCTTTGGAGCCGCCCCGCGCTGGAATCACAGCCAGGGCTCCAGCGGTCGCGCTCATCAGAGAGGATTCAGGTCGCTCCCCCTCCTACCCGATGATTCAGCGCTTCGGGGTGCCGGAGACCGGTCTACTGGCCCATCGCACGGTGCCGGCGCTGCTGGCTCCGGCGCAGTTGCTGCCGGGCCGGCGGCGGGATGTGGAGGTGTTGCTGGCCTGGGGGCGACGCCCCAGTGCCCGGCGGGTCGAGCGCTTGGGGCGGCGCTGGCAGCTACCGGTGTGGCATTTGGAGGATGGTCTGCTGCGCTCCTTGGCCAAGGGCCGCCAGCATCCGCCGCTGGCGCTGTTGGTTGATGACCTGGGGGTTCATTTCGATGCCACTCAGCCCAGCCGGATGGAGCAGCGGATTCAGCAACCGCTGACCCCTGCACAACACAACCGGGCCCGTGAACTTCAGCAGCGGTGGTGTGCACAGCGGCTGAGCAAGCTCAACCCCGCCCGGGAATCACCGGCTCCAGCCGAGCCTTTTGTGCTGGTTGTGGACCAGTCCGCCGGCGACTGCTCCATCGGCCTCGGGCAAGCCGGGCCGGAGAGCTTCCGGCGCATGTTGCAGGAGGCGCTGCGGGATCAGCCGGACTGTCTGGCGGTGGTGAAGGTGCATCCGGATGTGATCCGGGGCCGCGCCCGGGGCCATTTCCGCCGGCAGGATCTGCAGCACCCGCGCATCCGCGTTTGCGCTGACGGATTGCACCCTGCCGCCCTGTTGGAGCAGGCCCAGGCGGTGTATGTGGTGACCTCCCAGATGGGCTTCGAAGCACTGCTGTGGGGGCGAACGGTCCACTGCTTTGGCATGCCCTTCTATGCCGGTTGGGGGCTGACCCATGATCGTCTGCCGGCTCCGGTCCGTCGGGGGCAGATGGTGCCTTTGGAAGCGCTGGTGCATGCAGTGCTGGTGGCGGGCACCCGTTGCGTGGATCCCCATCACCATCAGCCCTGCCCGATCGAAACGTTGATGGATGCCATCGGGCTGCAACGCCGCCTGCAGGTGGCGGATCCTCAGCGGGTGGAAGCCTTCGGGTTTACGCCCTGGAAGCAACGCAGCCTCAAGCGCTTTCTGGCCGGCAGTGAGCTGCGCTTCCGCCTGCCGCGGGCGTGGCCGGGGCGGCGGGCGGAGGCCGTGGCGGTGTGGGGGCGGCGGGCGCGACCACGCCTGCTGGCCACGGCGCGCCAACGGTCGCTGCCGCTGCTGCAGGTGGAGGACGGCTTCCTGCGTTCGGTGGGGCTGGGGGCGGATCTGATCGATCCGATCTCCTGGGTGGTGGACCTCCGGGGGATGTATTACGACGCCACGGAGAGCAGCGATCTGGAGCATCTTCTGGCCACCGCTGACTGGAGTAAGCCGCAGTTGCAGCGGGCTGAGGCCCTGCGCCAACAGCTGGTGGAGCAGGCGATCACCAAGTACAACCTGTCGGGAGATGGGTGGCAGCGCCCCAAGGGGGTCCGGCGGGTGGTGTTGGTGGTGGGCCAGGTGGAAAGCGACGCTTCAATCCGCTACGGCGCTCCCGGGATCACCACCAACCTGGCTCTGCTGGAGGCTGTTCGGGCCGCTGAACCGGATGCTTTTGTGGTTTACAAGCCCCATCCGGATGTGGTGGCGGGCCTCTGCCGCTCTGGGGAAGGGGAAGAGCGGGCTGGGCAGGTCTGCGATTACCTGTTGGTTGATGGTTCGATCCATGCCCTGTTTGAGCAGGTGGATGCCCTGCATGTGCTCACCTCACTGGCGGGATTTGAGGCGCTGCTGCGGGGGGTGGAGGTGCACTGCTGGGGACTGCCCTTTTATTCGGGTTGGGATCTGACGCATGACCGGTTGTCGTCTCCCCGGCGGGGGCGGCCGCTGCCATTGGCGGCTTTGGTGCATGCCGCCTTGATTGATTACCCCCGCTACGTCAGCCGTCACAGCGGTTGGTTCATCACTCCAGAGCAAGCCATTGAGGAGCTGGTGGCCTGGCGGGATGCACCTGCAGCTCCACGCACCCTGGTGCAGGCCCTGTTCCGCCACTGGGGGCGACTGCGCCGCCGCTGAGGCGTGCCAGGATCTTCTCAGTGCTGGACGGCGATTTGGGCAGGGGACGGGCGCCGGCGCTGGTGCAGGTGCGCATCGAAGGACCGGTTCTGCTGCTGATGGGCCCGATCGGGCTGTTCTTTGCCCGCTTCAGCCGATACCTGCAGGGATGTGGCATCCCGGTCACCAAGGTGCGTTTTCCTTTGCGGGAATTCGGCTTCCCTTCGGACGTGTGTGTGCCGTTTCAAAAGCCGATGGAGGCCTGGCGGCCCTTCCTGCGTCAGCTGCTGCAGGAGCGCGGCATCCGACACATCTTCATGTATGGGGACTTCATCATTCCCCACCGGATTGCCATCGAGGAGGCTCGCGACCTGGGGGTGGAAGCCTGGGTGTTCGAACTCGGATACCTGCGCCCCAACTACGTGACCCTGGAGCGGGATCGGGTCAACGCCCGCTCCAACCTCAACCAACCCGCGGCCTTCTACCGCAACCTGCCACCGGTGGATCAGCTGCCGCCGGAGATTGTGCTGGATCCGGGCTGGCGCTGGCGCAAGGCCTGGAAGGCTCCCACGTTCATTCAACACGCCTTCACCCGCTACCCGATCATTGAGGGGGAGCACAAACTGCAGCCCAATCCGGGCTTCCTCTGGTGCCAGCTGCGCGGCAGCTGGCGTTACTGGCTGTACCGCTGGCAGGAGCGCAACCTGAAGCGCCGGCTGCTGGAGCACCTGTCCTTCTTCCTGGCGGTGCTGCAGGTGTCCAGTGATTCCCAGATCCAGCTGGGGTCGCCCTACCGCGGCATGCACGACTTCATCGAAGACGTGATCCGCTCCTTTGCGGACCATGCCCACAGCTCCGACCATTTGGCTTTCAAGCACCACCCGCGGGACCGGGGCTACAACCATTACGGCAGCCTGATTGGTGTGCTGGCGCGCCGCTACGGCGTCTGCGGGCGGGTTCACTACTTCCACGACGGTGCCCTCAGCCGCTACCTGCGCACCTGCCGCGGTGTGATCACGGTGAACAGCACGGTGGGCCTCCAGGCCCTGTTCCATGCGGTGCCCACCAAAACCATGGGCAATACCTTTTACAACCTGGAGGGGCTGACGGATCAGAAGCCCCTGGATGGGTTTTGGCGGGACCCCCAGCCCAGTGACCGAGCGCTGTTCTGGCGGTTTTACCACCACCTGGTGATGACCACCCAAGTGAACGGCAATTTCGACGGGGACTTCCCCTTCCGGATCACCTTCCCGATCGGCCTTGAGGCTCGCCAGCTCGAACCGCAGCCGCAGTTGCCGCCGCTGCGTCCACGGCCACGGATAAACCCCCTGCTGCTGCCGGTGCGGGTGCTGGCTCGCCTGGGTTGGGCAGCCCTGGGGTTTGTCTTGTACGGCCTGCAGCTGCCAGCGGTGCTGCTCCGCCGATCGGACTGGGCGGCTCAGCTGATGACCTGGGCGTCTGCTGTGGCGTTGCGGGCGCTTGGGGTGCAGGTGGTGGTTGATGACAGCCAGCCCAGTGAGCCAGCTGTGGTGCCCCTGGTGCATATCTTCAACCACCGCAGCCCCTGTGATGGCCTGGTGATTCAGGGGGTGTTGCGCCTGCCGGGCATGACCACGGCGCAGCTGCATCTGAAGTGGGTGCTGCCTGGCTATGCGGCTGCGGCCCGCAATGCCGGCTCGGCCGTTCTCGATCATCGCCAGCCCAGTTCGCGGCTGGAGGGAATGATGCGGGCCTCAGCGTTGTTGCGCGATCACGGCCAGATCATGCTGGCCCCCAACGGCTCCCTGGTGACGCCGATCGAACAGCGGGTCTCCCCCAGCGCCTGGATGCTGGCTCAGCATTACAACGGTTCGGTTGTGCCCTGGCTGTTCCGCTACGACGGGCTGGAGGGGGCCGTGGGAGCCCGGTACAGGCCTTGGGCGCTGCTGCTCAGCCGGTTGACGGCTCCACTTGGAACGATTCACTGTCGCCGCGGGCGCTCCCAGGATCTGGTTCTGCCTAAGGATCCTCGGGACCGGGAGGGGTTTAGCCGGGCTGTGCAGGCGTACTACCAGCAAGTACAAGACTGATGTTGTGACCGCCGAAGCCGAAGGCGTTTTTGAGCAGCAGGCGTTGGCCTTGATCAGAAGACAGCTCAACAGGACCCTGGTTGGCCACCGCCAGCTCCACCTCAGGATCCAGGGGATCGGCATTTAGGCTGCCGGGTAACACTCCGTGACGCAGGGCCTGCAGGGCCAGGATGGTTTCTACCGCTCCGGCGCCCCCCAGCAGATGGCCGAGTTGGCCTTTGGGGGCGCAGACCGGCAGATGATCGGCGGCACTGCCGAGGCTGCGCCGCAATGCTCTGGCCTCCGCCAGGTCGCCGAGGCTGGTGCCGGTGGCATGGGCCTGAACGCCGCAGAGGTCCGAGGCGCTCACATCCGCCCGGCGCAGGGCATCATCAATGGCACGGCTGGCCTGTAGCCCCTGGGGTTCGGGGGAGACGATGTGATGAGCATCGCTGCTGCTGCCGCTGGCCAGCAACCAACCCAGATCCGCTCCTGCTGGCGTGTCCCGCTGCCGCATCAGGGCCAGGACGCCGGCGCCTTCGGAGAGCACAAAGCCATCTCTATTGAGCCCATAGGGACGGGAGGCCTGATCGGGGGCGTCGTTGCGGCCGGAGAGGGCGCGCATGGCAGCAAAGCCCACAAGCCCCAGTCGGTTCACTGGTGCTTCGCTGCCTCCGGCCAGCACCAGATCGGCGCGGTCGTCGTTGAGCAGCATCTGGCCCAGCATCAACGCTTCGGCGCCCGAGGCGCAGGCGGACACCGGGGTGTGGGCACCGCCGAGCAGACCGAACTCGATGGCGACCTGACCAGCGGCAGCATCGGGGATCAGCATCGGCACGGTGAGGGGGTTGACCCGGCTCGGTCCCCCTGCGCTGAGTTGCGTGTGCTGCTCGTGCATCGTGGCGAGGCCGCCGATGCCGGTGCCGATCACCACAGCGATCCGACTTGGATCGAGCCCTTGTGTGATGGACCCGGCCATGGCCCAGGCCTGCCGCGCGGCCACCAGGGCAAGCTGGGCACAGCGATCGGAGCGGCGGCGGAGCAGGGGCGGCAGGCTGTCGAGGGCCCTCGTTGGGACGCAACCGGCCAGGCGCACGGGCAGATCCTCGGTCCAGGCAGCCTGGAGGGTCTGGATGCCGCTGTGACCAGCGATCACCGACGTCCAGGTGCTGTCGGCATCGGCACCAAGGGGGTTGAGGGAACCCCAACCCACCACTGCGGTGGGCTCAGCTCGGGAAGCCATCGGCCGGGCTGGGGCTCAAGGACTCCAGGTGCTGCTGAATGTCCGCAACGGTGCGGAACCGGAGTAGTTCCTCCTCTTTAATCCGGATTCCGAAGTTGGTGTCCGCCTCGATCAGGATTTCGTAGAACCCAAGGGAATCAATTCCCACGTCCTCCATCAGCCGGGCGTTAGGGGTGATCACGGCTGGGTCGGCGCCGGAGATGCGATGCAGGATCTCGATCAGCCGTCCCTGCAGCTCTTGCTTGTCAGGGCAGCTCTCTCCCAACGCACAACCTCTTATTGAGTAGCCAAAGTACCAGTGATGGTGGGATTACACGTCGCCTCGGTACCAGCTGAAGCGTTGGTAGACGGGCTGATGGGGGAGGTCGATGAAGAGTGCCAGTCGTTCTTGAGGGAGTTTCCTCAGATCTGCAGCCATCAGGATTTCAGTGATCTGGTTGAAGTCCAGGGCCAGGGACAGATCACAGACTTCCGCCTGCATCAAGTTGACGTACTGACGCAGCAGCACCGGTAATCGGAAATTGTCGGAGAGGGTCTGGCGGATCTCCTGTTCCAGGGCCTGGATGTGGCCGCTGGGATGGGGGGTGTCATCAGCGCGAATGCCTGGGACGGGATGGCGTGGGGCCGGTAAGGGGGTGTCAAGGCGCCGATAGGGGGGACGCAGCAGGGCGCTGAGGAAAGCGCTGTTCACGGCGTCGCTGTGGGCGAAGTGGTTGTAGGAGACCAACCCGTGCAGCAACTCGTAACCGCTGCGGGCAGCGATCAGCAGACCGCCGCGGAACAGGGCCATCAGCGAGTGGGGCTGGCGTTGGAAGCGTTCCGCCAGGGCGACCCTGCCGATTTCGAGGTGGTTGGTGCGGCTGGCCAGGTCCGCCTTGATGCCGGGATAGACGTGTTCGAGATAAGAGCCGCTGCTGCCGGGTAAGGGGGTGGCGCCGACGGGGATGAACTGCAGGCGGGCGGAGCCGGCGAGATCGCCGCTGCTGCGTTCCACCAGCAGCAGATGGTCGTAATCGGGATCGCGACCATCCAGGTCCCGCTCGTCTCCCGACCCGGACAACTGCTTGCGGTACGTTGATTCGCGAAGCTGTCCAACGGCATCGGCCACAGCGTAGAAGGCGCTGCCTGCGATCAGGTGCAGATCGAGGTCGTCAATCGTGAGTAAGCGTGTTTCCGTCGCCGAGGCCACGTCGGAAGGGATGGACGGACCAGACAGCGTCATCGTTGTACCTAACTGTCTCAGTCTGGGGGCAGATTAGACCCGCTGGTTCGAGCTTTTGTCGTTTCCCACTGCCTTGATCCCTTTCTCTTCGCGCTCTGCTGCTGTGGTCTGCACCCGGCTGATCGCCGGTCTGGCGGCCACTGCGACGTGCTTGGTGGTCGGCCCGCTTGCAGCTGTTGCAGATCCAGTGACCTCTGCCAGAAGCTCACCGAGCAGCGGCCAAGAGGTGTTTCGCTACCGACTGGGACCTGGCGACAGTCTGGCTATGTCGGTATTCAAGATGAGCGGTTACCAGGCAAATGTGAAGGTGCTGAGCGATGGCACCATCAACCTTCCGCGCATCGGCACCATTGAGGTCTGGGGACTGACTTTAGAAGAAGCGCGTCAGCGCATCAGCGCGGCCTATGAGGTCTTTCTGCGTCGGCCGATCGTCTACCTCGATCTGGTGACCGCCCGTCCGGTGAAGGTCACAGTGACCGGTGAAGTGGAACGTCCAGGGGTGTTCAGCCTGCCGACCCAAGCGGAGGGGGGCTGGCCGACGCTGGTGGATGTGGTGCAGAAAGCTGGTGGTGTGTCCGCCAGTGGTGATCTGTCCCGTATTGAAGTGCTGCGTCCTGCCGTGCGCCGCGGTGGCTCGATGCGTCGTTATCAATTCGATTACCTCACGGTGCTTCGCGAGGGTGGGCATGCCCCGAACCCCCTGATTTACGACGGCGACAGCATTCGCTTGTACAAAAACGAAGAAGTCGATAACGCTGACCTGATCACGACGGCGGCCTCCAACTTCGCTCCCGACACGATCCGCGTGAACGTGATCGGGGAAGTGGCTAAGCCAGGCATCCAGCAGGTGCCATCCAATGCGCCGTTGTCCCAGGCGATCTTTGCGTCGGGCGGCATCACCCGTCGCGGCAGCATCAGCACAGTGGAATTGGTGCGTATGGATGGCGAGGGTGAGCCGACGGTCAAAGTGATGAGCTTTGCCCCCAGCGCCGTGCTGAGCAGCCCGACTAACCCACCGCTCCGTCAAGGAGATGTGATTGTGGTGAACCGCTCAGCTCTCGCGAGGGTGACCGATGGCCTGACCGATGCTTTTTCACCGCTCACGCCGATCGTCAATGCCGCCTCGATTTTCCGGATCCTTGGCTTGCCCTCAGTGATTGGCAACTGAGGAACGTGTTCAATCAACCGTGGATTCAGATTCCCAGTCGCTCCCAGATCACCCCAAGGTTGGCCTGATGCAGTTCGGTGCTGAAGCATTCCGCTAATTGGTCGGCTGACAGGCGACTGCAGACATCCGCGTCGGCTTCCAGGTTGGCGCGGAAGTCTCCACCTTCATGGTTCCAGGCGGTGTGGGCGTTGCGCTGCACGATCCGGTAAGCCTCTTCGCGGCTCATGCCGGTGCCCACCAGGGCCAGCAGCACCCGCTGGCTGAACACCACACCGCCGTAGACGTTCATGTTGCGGCGCATGTTGTCGGGATACACGCCGAGACCCTTCACCACGCTGGTCATCTCATGCAGCATGAAATGGAGGGTGACGGAACAGTCCGGCAGCATCATTCGTTCGGTGGAGCTGTGACTGATGTCGCGCTCGTGCCAAAGAGCAACGTTCTCCAGTGCCGCCACCACGTAGCTGCGCAGCACGCGGGCCAGGCCGCTGATGCGTTCGCTGCGGATCGGGTTGCGCTTGTGGGGCATGGCGGAACTGCCCTTCTGGCCCTTAGCGAAGTTCTCCTCCACCTCGAGCACATCGGTGCGCTGCAGGTTGCGGATCTCCGTCGCGAAGCGATCGAGGGAGGCGCCCACAAGGGCCAGGGTCTGAACGTAGTCGGCGTGGCGATCGCGGGAAATCACCTGGGTGCTGGCGGTATCCGGCGTCAGGCCAAGGATTTCACAGGTGATGGCTTCCACCTGGGGGTTGGTGTTGGCGTATGTGCCCATGGCCCCACTGATCTGCCCGACGGCCACCTCTTCTTCCAGCCGCGCCAGGCGGCTGCGGTTGCGTTCGGTTTCCGCCAGCCAGCCGGCGAGCTTGAAGCCAAAGGTGATCGGCTCCCCATGAATGGCATGGGAACGGCCAATCATTTCGGTGGCTTTGTGCTCACGGGCCAACGCCCGTAGGGCGTCGGCCAAGGCATCCAGCTCCTGTCGGAGCAGGGCAACGGACCGCTTCAGCTGCAGTGCCAGGCCGGTGTCCAGTACATCGCTGCTGGTCATGCCCACGTGAATGTGACGGCCGGCATCACCGACGTGTTCGTTCACGTTGGTGAGGAAGGCGATCACGTCATGGCGAACTTCCGCTTCGATTTCGAGGATCCGCTCCACGGAGAAGTCAGCCTTGGCCTTGATCGTGTCCAGCGCATCCTGGGGGACACATCCGAGGCGGCAGTTGGCTTCTGTGGCGGCGATCTCCACATCCAGCCAGCTCTGGAACTTCGCCTGCTCACTCCAGACGGACCCCATCTCGGGAAGGGTGTAACGCTCGATCAACTGCTTGCGCGCTCGCACAACCTGACAACTCTATGAAGTTGCCGGACACTGCAAAGCTGAATCGAGGAGAGGAGGGTGAAAGCAGAATTGAAAGTGAGCACCGAATTAGATGTAAATTAATATTTAGTGAGATTAAGGGCCTGGACCGGCTTCACTTTCACTCTGGCTGTTATTAGGGGGAATTAAAATGAAGTCAGAAGTTATTTCGTTAGGGAATGAAAGTCGGACAGCAAAGTCGCAGCTGTTTGTCAAGTAGAGGATTGCGAGGCTATGGGTATTGCACGAATATCAAGAAGTCGAAGAATTTATGTTACCCAGGGTGCCATTTCTTTGGGTATAAAGGGCCTAGACTTGAGGCCTGGAGACAATTGGTTTTGCAGTGCGCTATACATATCTCTGGTCGAAAATATAAATGTATCTAAGATCAGGATCCGCGATTTATTTGGAGGTGAGTCGTTTCGACTCAAAGTGCTGTGCTGTCGCGATCACCAGTTCGGATTCGAACCACAGATTCAACAGGGCTGATAAAGATCTTGCCGTCACCAATTTCGCCAGTGCGTGCAGAGTCGGCAATCGCTGTGACCACGTCATCGACTCGGCTGTCTTCAACGACAACTTCAATTTTAAGTTTTTGCAGGAACTCAACGGTGAATTCTGAGCCGCGGTAGCGCTCCACTTGTCCTTTCTGGCGTCCAAAGCCCCGCACTTCGCTGACGGTCATACCAATGATGCCGGCTTCAACGAGGGCGACCTTGACGTCTTCCAGCTTGAACGGGCGGATGATGGCTTCGACTTTTTTCATGGGTGAAGAACCCGGCCTGAGATCCAGCATGCCGTGAATGGTGGCGGTGTGGGTAGCCCCTGTAACCGAATGAGCGCCTTCGCCTTCTAGCGTTCTGGCAACTCCTGGCCTGACGCCTTCCTTCTCTCGGCTCTATGACAGATCAGTTGACCCAAACACCCCTCTACGGCGAGCGTGCGATTGCCGACGCTGAGCTGATCTGTTTCGACAACCCCCGGCCAGGCCGGCCCTATGAGGTGTCGATTGAGTTGCCGGAGTTCACCTGCAAGTGCCCGTTCTCGGGCTATCCAGATTTCGCCATGCTGCGTCTGATCTACCAGCCCGGGCCACGCGTAGTGGAGCTCAAGGCGATCAAGCTCTACGTCAATAGCTACCGCGACCGCTCCATCTCCCATGAGGAGGTGACCAACCGCATTTTGGATGACCTTGTGGCGGCGACTGATCCGCTCTGGATGCAGCTGGAGGCCGATTTCAACCCGCGCGGCAATGTCCACACCGTGGTGCGGGTGAGTCATGGTTCCCGTCAGCCTTGCTGATCTAAGGCCTGAACACCAGCTATCAGGAGTGGCAGCTCGTTCGCAAAAGCCGCCAGGTTGCGGTTGCACAGGCCACCCACATGCAGCTGGCCATCACTGGCCACCGCCCACAGCTGACGGGTGGCGACCAGGCTGAGGCCGCCCCCCAGCAGAAGCACCGCAAAACCTAGATACACCAGCGGCACGCCAGGGTCCCGCTTGAGCAGCAGTCCGCTGGCCGGCAGCACCGATGCCACCCGCAGGGGTAGCCCCTTTATCTCTTCGGCCGGGCCACCGGGCCGCAGCTGCGTGAGTGCTGAGCCGTCGCTGTCGTACACCGACACCGGCCCTTGCTCACTCTCCAGGCTGAGGAAAACCGGCTCGCTGCCGTCGGGCCGGGTGGGCAGCACCAACCCCCAGACCTGATCCCCCAGCTCCGGGTAGGTCTGCAGCGGCAATTGCAATTCCGGGCTGCGCCCGATCTGCACGCCAATCGCCGCCAGGGCCCAGTCCGCCTGGTAGATCGTGATGCCGCGGTGCCGCAGCGGATGGTTGACGCTGATCTCTTCGGGGGTCTCGCTGTCGCTGAGGGCCAGCAGTGAGCGGAACTGCTCAGGCCTGCCGGCGGGGTCGCGCTCGATCTGGAAGTCCTGCAGGGTGATCGAGAGCTGGCTGTCGCCGCTTGGGCTCAGCAGATCCAGGGTGCGATCAGGCGCCAGAAACCGCTCCAGCCGGTTTCCCGCCAGGGCGCCCCAGACCGCCCCCAGCATCAACAGCACCATCCCTGTGTGCACCAGCAGCGGGCCGACCCGGCCCATCACTCCCTTGCGGGCCGCCAGGCGGTTAGGGCCTGGTTTCAGTTCCCAACCCTGACGCTGTAGTACCGCCGAGAGTTGAGTGAGACCGGCGTCCGCATCGGTGCAGGCGATGGTTTCGGCGATCGCCAATTTGCTCAGCTGCCTAGGGGTCTGGTAGTCGATCCAGCGCCGTGCCGCCTGCAGCGCAGGCCATTGCCGCCGCCAGCTGCAAAGGATCAGCGCCAGCCCCAGCCAGGCCAGGAGGCCCAGAAACCAGCCGCTGGAATACACGTGGTCCAGCTGCAGCTGCAGCACCTGCTCGCCATGGAGCAGCCCAAGCCAGGGCGTGTCCGCATAGGCCTCCACGTAGCTGGCAGGGGGGTCGCCCTGGGGAATGGCCGTGCCCACGGCACTGGCCAGGGCAATCAGCAGCAACAGCACGATCGCGACCCGCAGGTCAGACAGCCACACCAGCAGGCGCTTCATGGGTTCAGGCCCAACGCGCCAGCAGCGTCAGCACACCACTGGTGAGCAG is a window of Synechococcus sp. A15-24 DNA encoding:
- a CDS encoding beta-ketoacyl-[acyl-carrier-protein] synthase family protein; the encoded protein is MASRAEPTAVVGWGSLNPLGADADSTWTSVIAGHSGIQTLQAAWTEDLPVRLAGCVPTRALDSLPPLLRRRSDRCAQLALVAARQAWAMAGSITQGLDPSRIAVVIGTGIGGLATMHEQHTQLSAGGPSRVNPLTVPMLIPDAAAGQVAIEFGLLGGAHTPVSACASGAEALMLGQMLLNDDRADLVLAGGSEAPVNRLGLVGFAAMRALSGRNDAPDQASRPYGLNRDGFVLSEGAGVLALMRQRDTPAGADLGWLLASGSSSDAHHIVSPEPQGLQASRAIDDALRRADVSASDLCGVQAHATGTSLGDLAEARALRRSLGSAADHLPVCAPKGQLGHLLGGAGAVETILALQALRHGVLPGSLNADPLDPEVELAVANQGPVELSSDQGQRLLLKNAFGFGGHNISLVLAGSTPAQPG
- a CDS encoding acyl carrier protein, which codes for MGESCPDKQELQGRLIEILHRISGADPAVITPNARLMEDVGIDSLGFYEILIEADTNFGIRIKEEELLRFRTVADIQQHLESLSPSPADGFPS
- a CDS encoding GNAT family N-acetyltransferase: MTLSGPSIPSDVASATETRLLTIDDLDLHLIAGSAFYAVADAVGQLRESTYRKQLSGSGDERDLDGRDPDYDHLLLVERSSGDLAGSARLQFIPVGATPLPGSSGSYLEHVYPGIKADLASRTNHLEIGRVALAERFQRQPHSLMALFRGGLLIAARSGYELLHGLVSYNHFAHSDAVNSAFLSALLRPPYRRLDTPLPAPRHPVPGIRADDTPHPSGHIQALEQEIRQTLSDNFRLPVLLRQYVNLMQAEVCDLSLALDFNQITEILMAADLRKLPQERLALFIDLPHQPVYQRFSWYRGDV
- a CDS encoding SLBB domain-containing protein; its protein translation is MFRYRLGPGDSLAMSVFKMSGYQANVKVLSDGTINLPRIGTIEVWGLTLEEARQRISAAYEVFLRRPIVYLDLVTARPVKVTVTGEVERPGVFSLPTQAEGGWPTLVDVVQKAGGVSASGDLSRIEVLRPAVRRGGSMRRYQFDYLTVLREGGHAPNPLIYDGDSIRLYKNEEVDNADLITTAASNFAPDTIRVNVIGEVAKPGIQQVPSNAPLSQAIFASGGITRRGSISTVELVRMDGEGEPTVKVMSFAPSAVLSSPTNPPLRQGDVIVVNRSALARVTDGLTDAFSPLTPIVNAASIFRILGLPSVIGN
- the purB gene encoding adenylosuccinate lyase, producing the protein MIERYTLPEMGSVWSEQAKFQSWLDVEIAATEANCRLGCVPQDALDTIKAKADFSVERILEIEAEVRHDVIAFLTNVNEHVGDAGRHIHVGMTSSDVLDTGLALQLKRSVALLRQELDALADALRALAREHKATEMIGRSHAIHGEPITFGFKLAGWLAETERNRSRLARLEEEVAVGQISGAMGTYANTNPQVEAITCEILGLTPDTASTQVISRDRHADYVQTLALVGASLDRFATEIRNLQRTDVLEVEENFAKGQKGSSAMPHKRNPIRSERISGLARVLRSYVVAALENVALWHERDISHSSTERMMLPDCSVTLHFMLHEMTSVVKGLGVYPDNMRRNMNVYGGVVFSQRVLLALVGTGMSREEAYRIVQRNAHTAWNHEGGDFRANLEADADVCSRLSADQLAECFSTELHQANLGVIWERLGI
- a CDS encoding P-II family nitrogen regulator, producing the protein MKKVEAIIRPFKLEDVKVALVEAGIIGMTVSEVRGFGRQKGQVERYRGSEFTVEFLQKLKIEVVVEDSRVDDVVTAIADSARTGEIGDGKIFISPVESVVRIRTGDRDSTAL
- the queF gene encoding preQ(1) synthase; the protein is MTQTPLYGERAIADAELICFDNPRPGRPYEVSIELPEFTCKCPFSGYPDFAMLRLIYQPGPRVVELKAIKLYVNSYRDRSISHEEVTNRILDDLVAATDPLWMQLEADFNPRGNVHTVVRVSHGSRQPC